Proteins encoded within one genomic window of Trichoderma asperellum chromosome 2, complete sequence:
- the ASF1 gene encoding Histone chaperone asf1 (BUSCO:EOG092D3WSA), with protein sequence MSVVSLLGVRVMNNPAKFTDKYEFEITFECLEPLEKDLEWKLTYVGSATSDQYDQELDSLLVGPIPVGVNKFVFEAEAPNTTRIPDADVLGVTVILLTCAYDGREFVRVGYYVNNEYDSEELNAEPPAKPIIERVKRNVLAEKPRVTRFAIKWDSEASAPPEFPPEQPEADLAADEEEYGAEEAEDEAAEEAAEEAAKEKGEDAEMAGVEGEHQNGHDHDHEEDEMSEDGSVDIEGESEDEIEEEEEGEGEAEGDDDAMEVDGAAAAHNPVSVVS encoded by the exons ATGTCTGTCGTGTCACTTCTTGGCGTTAGGGTGATGAACAACCCCGCCAAATTCACCGACAAGTACGAGTTTGAGATCACATTCGAGTGCCTTGAGCCACTTGAGAAGG ATCTCGAGTGGAAGCTGACCTACGTCGGATCTGCTACCTC CGATCAATATGACCAGGAGCTAGACTCCCTTCTTGTCGGCCCCATCCCAGTCGGAGTTAACAAGTTCGTCTTTGAAGCTGAGGCGCCCAACACCACCCGCATCCCCGACGCCGATGTTCTTGGCGTGACGGTCATCCTCCTGACCTGTGCCTACGATGGTCGCGAGTTTGTTCGCGTCGGATACTACGTCAACAACGAGTACGACTCTGAGGAGCTCAACGCTGAACCCCCTGCGAAGCCGATCATTGAGAGAGTGAAGCGAAACGTCCTCGCCGAGAAGCCACGTGTGACACGTTTCGCTATCAAATG GGACTCTGAGGCCTCTGCGCCCCCCGAATTTCCTCCTGAGCAACCTGAGGCCGACCTTGCTGCGGACGAGGAAGAATATGGTGCTGAGGAAGCCGAGGATGAGGCTGCggaagaggctgctgaagaagctgccaaggAAAAGGGCGAAGACGCCGAGATGGCTGGCGTTGAGGGCGAGCACCAGAACGGACATGATCACGATCacgaagaggacgagatGTCTGAAGATGGCAGCGTCGATATTGAGGGCGAAAGTGAAGACGAgatagaagaagaggaagagggcgaaGGTGAAGCGGAGGGTGACGACGATGCCATGGAAGTTGATGGTGCCGCAGCCGCTCACAACCCCGTTTCAGTTGTGTCGTAG
- a CDS encoding uncharacterized protein (EggNog:ENOG41~TransMembrane:2 (i633-655o667-685i)), with amino-acid sequence MALQPRSNTSLEELVRSVEHHHEQYLRSLHSFHETLSAHQRERSDIQGLATPPLRALTFTSDANSILLPPRPRRDTPDTHDRPSCYPSPRILPLTPSLNHAAGSGYGSIPDEEISFIPLLDSSSARHNPAADGTSSHVRGILAPRSFSDQELVKHLRDSEFYSEFSSRLNDKDEPLPQWEIDSMQSFRESAAVEGSRFDSSTFEVYEVGQDDRAVKTNLDVDVQGFVKYAGDELPESPEFIVDAPIVWESIKDINLSGQAVGRITIVQEPTPLMLAALHLTMSPHFDMTELLHHLLSDDPSGGRTHAFMHRAYERSPSSSAYASSASPMLSPLNTSSNMRGGTSSTSPSSSHLRQRSFFFVFKYYTLVPKDLDPAPWQLYEKRPSDKRLDDHIDIAECGSILALSLEGEPTKTLKMRPRRERAKEGFLFDTFGPWHLLSIQSFPDDEHTVRGDDFQDLKRFCNGPYAFLELLITEYRDAGKRNQILHERITKLITPPTEFMFNHHLRDKLLFEDKHFTYIRRYFWAYNTLAVINTGIKAMISAYVDTFTDDFWAGTHPLLWPHPLPPQSPDAMDYAAKMAVLRRELNKVVSDLSEVLKRNERTRKEIENLRDQLFSGSSIKESRRAIDQGDNIRILTVISMLFLPLTFVTSVFGITELHIPVTDWRFPVTMVLVCVPFIILLYLIQTRPFVQCIQKINEISHSLPHLLFRLFRFLPRLFRKFDSSTPKDARSISALSPSKGRKRRLTIKRQAECGSGGNGGAGGNAKPPWRRRWAWVRRTASGDEKDIV; translated from the exons ATGGCTCTTCAGCCACGCAGCAACACCAGCCTGGAAGAGCTCGTCAGATCAGTCGAACACCACCACGAGCAGTACCTACGCAGCCTCCACAGCTTCCACGAAACCCTCAGCGCCCATCAAAGAGAGCGCTCCGACATCCAAGGCCTGGCAACGCCCCCCCTGCGCGCTCTCACCTTCACCAGCGATGCCAACAGCATTCTGCTGCCTCCTCGTCCACGCCGCGACACCCCCGACACTCATGACAGACCTTCTTGCTATCCGTCTCCCAGGATTCTTCCACTCACTCCAAGTCTCAACCATGCAGCCGGCAGCGGCTACGGCAGCATCCCGGACGAAGAGATTTCCTTCATCCCCCTTCTAGACAGTTCCTCTGCTCGCCATAACCCAGCCGCCGATGGCACGTCTTCACACGTCCGTGGGATACTCGCCCCACGGAGCTTCTCCGACCAAGAGCTCGTCAAACACCTCCGCGACTCGGAGTTCTATAGCGAGTTCTCCAGCCGACTCAACGACAAGGACGAGCCTTTGCCGCAGTGGGAAATCGACTCTATGCAGTCTTTCCGGGAGTCTGCTGCTGTCGAGGGGAGCCGCTTTGACAGTTCGACGTTTGAAGTATACGAGGTTGGGCAGGATGATAGAGCTGTCAAGACAAACTTGGATGTGGATGTCCAAGGTTTTGTCAAGTAcgctggcgatgagctgcCAGAGTCTCCCGAGTTTATTGTCGATGCGCCGATTGTTTGGGAATCCATCAAGGATATCAACCTCAGCGGCCAGGCTGTTGGTCGAATCAC CATCGTTCAGGAACCAACGCCGCTCATGCTCGCCGCCCTGCATCTCACCATGTCGCCTCACTTCGACATGACTGAGCTTCTTCACCACCTCCTCTCCGACGACCCCAGCGGTGGCCGTACCCATGCGTTCATGCATCGCGCCTACGAGCGATCTCCGTCCTCGTCAGCATATGCGTCTTCAGCATCTCCCATGTTATCACCCCTAAACACATCCAGCAACATGAGAGGCGGCACATCTTCaacctccccctcctcctctcacCTCCGACAAcgatccttcttcttcgtcttcaaatACTACACCCTCGTTCCCAAAGATCTTGATCCCGCGCCCTGGCAACTCTACGAAAAACGCCCTTCGGACAAACGTCTCGACGACCACATCGACATTGCCGAATGCGGCTCCATCCTTGCGCTCTCTTTAGAAGGCGAGCCGACCAAGACGCTCAAAATGAGACCTCGCAGAGAGCGCGCCAAAGAAGGATTCCTGTTCGACACATTCGGGCCCTGGCACCTGCTCAGTATCCAGAGCTTCCCCGACGACGAGCACACCGTCAGGGGAGACGACTTCCAGGACCTCAAACGATTCTGCAACGGCCCATATGCGTTCCTCGAGCTCCTCATAACCGAGTACCGCGACGCCGGCAAAAGGAACCAGATCCTCCACGAGCGAATCACCAAGCTCATCACGCCCCCCACCGAGTTCATGTTCAACCACCACCTCCGCGACAAGCTCCTCTTCGAAGACAAGCACTTCACCTACATCCGCCGCTACTTCTGGGCCTACAACACCCTCGCCGTCATCAACACCggcatcaaggccatgaTCTCCGCCTACGTCGACACCTTCACCGACGACTTCTGGGCCGGCACGCACCCGCTGCTATGGCCGCATCCTTTGCCGCCGCAGTCTCCCGACGCAATGGATTATGCCGCGAAGATGGCTGTCTTGCGGAGGGAGCTGAATAAAGTCGTCAGTGATCTGAGTGAGGTGCTGAAGCGGAACGAGCGCACGCggaaggagattgagaatCTGAGGGATCAGCTGTTTAGTGGAAGTTCCATCAAGGAGAGCAGGAGAGCGATTGATCAGGGGGATAATATCCGTATCTTGACTGTGATAAGCATGCTCTTCCTTCCTCTTACGTTTGTAACT TCCGTCTTTGGCATCACAGAACTCCACATTCCCGTAACAGACTGGCGCTTCCCCGTCACCATGGTCCTCGTCTGCGTCCCCTTCATAATCCTCCTCTACCTCATCCAAACCCGACCCTTTGTCCAGTGTATCCAAAAGATTAACGAAATATCTCATTCCCTCCCCCATCTACTCTTCCGTCTCTTTCGCTTCTTGCCTCGCCTCTTTCGCAAGTTCGATTCCTCTACTCCCAAGGATGCCCGGTCCATATCTGCGCTTTCGCCGTCCAAAGGCCGCAAGAGGAGGCTCACTATAAAACGGCAAGCTGAATGTGGCTCTGGGGGAaatggcggtgctggcgggAATGCCAAACCACCATGGCGTCGGCGCTGGGCTTGGGTGAGAAGAACAGCCAGCGGAGATGAGAAAGATATAGTATAA
- the RNA14 gene encoding mRNA 3'-end-processing protein rna14 (BUSCO:EOG092D0RY3), translating to MELGMDNFVNAEQLFGRCLMTVPNVKLWTVYLNYIRRRNDLNNDSNGQARRTVTQSYEFVIDNIGVDRDSGNIWQDYVQFIKSGPGQIGGTGWQDQQKMDQLRKAYHRAINVPMSTVNNLWKDYDQFEMALNKVTGRKFIQERSPGYMSAKSGNIALDNITRGLKRSNLPRLPPAPGFEGDQEFRDQVALWKKWIEWEKEDPLVLKADEPKVFAQRVLYCYKQALMALRFWPELWVDASEWCLQNDVGDVDKEMGAEFLVQGIAANPESVLLALKHADYIESTSPLREGDKSEFAKAVRKPYDEVLNTLYAMGDKAKEREKLEISTLRQAAAQETSVQQSIEQAYDDDYEEGTQKKISTEERIAVIQKGYAAETNLLSRTISYVWIAMARAIRRIQGKGNQTDGGLRKVFTDARQKGRLTSDVYVAVALLESVVYKDTVGAKIFERGARLFPNDEGFIVEYLKFLHSKDDTTNARVVFETCVNRLVANPETLHKAKPLYAYFHKYESQYGELSQIHKIEARMAELFPEDPRLNIFAARYSTDKFDPVAAPVIISKAAQMRPKLAAPITEQPASARNSFPPQRELSPRPQYVRATASPKRPLGPDDEELNPPKRLARGSSPLKGAAGRRLDQQRRNQSSALHRDITFLLGILPPAHTYDSQRLSAANMVSLLRDTPLPDYGTWKAQTGGQYRFTAPVHGRQPSGDFPRPISPYGRIAPASNVYRQSPLRTETGTTFPTIPYGATDASGTPTQWPPAPPPSGYGAPAPGQYGGYRFQ from the exons ATGGAGCTCGGCATGGACAATTTCGTCAATGCTGAGCAGCTCTTTGGACGATGCTTGATGACCGTTCCCAACGTCAAGCTCTGGACCGTTTATCTCAACTACATTCGCCGTCGAAACGACCTCAACAACGACTCGAATGGCCAGGCCAGGAGAACTGTGACCCAATCGTATGAGTTTGTAATCGATAACATTGGCGTTGACCGGGACTCGGGAAATATCTGGCAAGATTATGTCCAGTTTATCAAAAGCGGCCCTGGGCAAATTGGAGGTACTGGTTGGCAAGACCAACAAAAGATGGACCAGCTGCGTAAAGCGTACCACCGTGCAATCAACGTACCCATGTCGACGGTAAACAACCTGTGGAAAGATTACGACCAATTCGAAATGGCGCTCAATAAAGTGACG GGACGCAAGTTTATCCAGGAGCGATCTCCTGGTTACATGTCTGCAAAGAGTGGCAATATTGCCTTGGATAATATTACGCGGGGCTTGAAGCGTTCAAACCTCCCCAGATTGCCACCAGCGCCAGGTTTTGAAGGTGACCAAGAGTTTCGCGATCAAGTTGCGTTGTGGAAGAAGTGGATCGAgtgggagaaggaagatCCGCTTGTGCTCAAAGCAGACGAGCCCAAAGTTTTCGCACAGCGAGTCCTGTACTGCTATAAACAGGCATTGATGGCTTTGCGCTTCTGGCCCGAACTTTGGGTTGATGCATCAGAGTGGTGCCTTCAGAATGATGTAGGAGACGTTGACAAAGAGATGGGTGCCGAGTTTCTGGTACAAGGCATTGCTGCGAACCCTGAGAGCGTTTTGCTAGCTCTGAAGCATGCAGACTACATTGAGTCCACTTCCCCACTGAGAGAAGGAGATAAATCCGAATTTGCTAAAGCTGTGCGGAAGCCTTATGATGAGGTCTTGAATACGTTGTATGCGATGGGAGACAAGGCTAAAGAGCGCGAAAAGCTGGAGATTTCCACTCTCAGGCAAGCGGCTGCGCAGGAGACCTCTGTTCAGCAGTCAATCGAACAAGCTTACGACGATGACTACGAAGAAGGGACGCAAAAGAAGATATCTACTGAGGAGCGCATCGCTGTAATTCAGAAAGGCTACGCCGCAGAGACCAACCTTCTCTCTCGCACTATTTCATATGTGTGGATTGCCATGGCAAGAGCAATCCGCCGTATTCAAGGCAAAGGCAACCAAACAGATGGCGGATTGCGCAAAGTCTTCACTGATGCCCGACAAAAGGGGCGCCTGACCAGCGACGTAtatgttgctgttgctttgcTGGAGTCGGTAGTTTACAAAGATACCGTTGGCGCCAAGATTTTCGAGCGTGGAGCCCGTTTGTTTCCAAATGATGAAGGCTTCATCGTTGAATACTTGAAGTTTTTGCATTCCAAGGACGATACTACGA ATGCTCGAGTAGTTTTCGAGACTTGCGTTAACCGCCTTGTCGCCAACCCAGAGACACTTCACAAGGCGAAGCCTCTATACGCATACTTTCACAAATATGAATCTCAATACGGCGAACTGTCTCAGATTCACAAGATCGAAGCGAGAATGGCAGAGTTGTTTCCTGAGGATCCTAGACTCAACATCTTTGCTGCCCGCTACTCAACTGACAAGTTCGATCCCGTCGCCGCCCCGGTCATCATTTCGAAGGCTGCACAAATGCGGCCAAAACTTGCCGCCCCCATCACTGAGCAACCTGCATCAGCACGCAACAGCTTCCCCCCGCAGCGAGAGCTGAGCCCGCGGCCGCAGTACGTCAGAGCTACGGCTTCCCCAAAGCGTCCCCTTGGTCcagatgacgaagagctcAACCCTCCAAAGAGGCTCGCCAGAGGATCATCACCTCTCAAAGGGGCGGCTGGCCGACGGCTcgaccagcagcgccgcaaCCAGTCATCGGCTCTTCATCGTGATATTACGTTCCTTCTAGGAATTCTCCCTCCTGCCCATACCTATGACTCGCAACGACTCAGCGCAGCCAACATGGTCTCGCTCCTACGCGATACTCCACTTCCAGACTACGGGACTTGGAAGGCACAAACCGGGGGACAGTATCGCTTTACCGCCCCCGTACACGGGCGACAGCCTTCGGGAGACTTTCCGAGACCGATTAGCCCGTATGGCCGAATTGCGCCTGCTTCTAATGTCTATAGACAATCGCCTCTAAGGACAGAGACCGGCACCACGTTCCCAACGATTCCCTACGGGGCGACTGACGCAAGTGGAACTCCAACCCAATGGCCcccggcaccaccaccatctggATACGGCGCACCAGCTCCAGGCCAATATGGAGGATATCGCTTTCAATAG